In Streptomyces capitiformicae, one genomic interval encodes:
- a CDS encoding acyl-CoA carboxylase subunit epsilon, whose product MHLVVRVERGRAEPEEVAALTAVLLARTAAEPVPGRPIPGRPGRTKAGWRRLERARGYRPPHSWQG is encoded by the coding sequence ATGCATCTCGTCGTACGTGTCGAACGCGGCCGTGCCGAGCCCGAGGAGGTCGCCGCGCTCACCGCGGTTCTGCTGGCCCGGACTGCCGCCGAACCCGTCCCCGGCCGACCCATCCCCGGCCGACCCGGGCGCACCAAGGCAGGCTGGCGCCGCCTGGAGCGCGCTCGGGGCTACCGGCCCCCACACTCCTGGCAGGGCTGA
- a CDS encoding FAD-binding oxidoreductase codes for MSPIPRRSLIGGAAAAGGTLALPVAGASPARAAAQSATDEALRILRTDPRYTGFVSGANQRWVGSPDYIRLVNSTNQTVRAVQEAVDKGLRIAVRSGGHCNEPFVSDPAVRVVIDMSGMSRIEYDENRRAIAIEPGAMLGTVYRTLYKRWGIVLPGGTCPTVGVGGHIAGGGYGALSRSRGLTVDHLYAVEVVTVGTDGRARAVVATREPDDPNRELWWAHTGAGGGNFGVVTRYWLRSPDARGTDPAQLLPKAPSGVLLSDVVWSWDDLDERAFTRLIANYDAWHARNSAPDSPGRHLYSQLKVQHRIAGSFHMCTQVDASAPDAEDILDEFLAAVAEGTGATYRVGDRTRSPWMYAVTQWFGFVEAAMPRWKAKSAYVRKPMPQEQLKAMYRQLTRTDYENPTAVVNLISYGGRINAVASDATAAAQRDSHLKILYVSLWTDTTDDARHEKWVRECYQDVYASTGGVPRTDGTNDGCYINYADADLADPALNTSGIPWHQLYFKGNYPRLQRVKERWDPRDLFRHALAVRRA; via the coding sequence ATGTCCCCAATCCCGCGCCGGTCGCTCATCGGCGGCGCTGCAGCGGCCGGGGGCACCCTCGCGCTGCCCGTCGCCGGAGCGTCCCCCGCCCGCGCCGCCGCACAGTCCGCGACGGACGAAGCGCTCCGGATCCTCCGTACCGATCCGCGGTACACGGGGTTCGTCTCCGGCGCCAACCAGCGCTGGGTCGGCAGCCCGGACTACATACGCCTGGTCAACAGCACCAACCAGACGGTGCGCGCCGTACAGGAGGCCGTCGACAAGGGGCTGAGGATCGCGGTGCGCAGCGGCGGCCACTGCAATGAGCCGTTCGTGAGCGACCCGGCCGTCCGCGTGGTCATCGACATGTCGGGGATGAGCCGCATCGAGTACGACGAGAACAGACGCGCTATAGCGATCGAGCCGGGCGCCATGCTCGGCACGGTCTACCGCACGCTGTACAAGCGCTGGGGGATCGTCCTGCCCGGCGGCACCTGTCCGACGGTCGGCGTCGGCGGGCACATCGCGGGCGGCGGCTACGGCGCGCTGTCGCGGTCGCGCGGCCTGACCGTGGACCACCTGTACGCCGTGGAGGTCGTCACAGTCGGCACGGACGGCCGGGCCCGCGCCGTCGTCGCCACGCGGGAACCCGACGACCCCAACCGCGAGCTGTGGTGGGCTCACACGGGTGCGGGCGGAGGCAACTTCGGCGTCGTCACCCGGTACTGGCTGCGCTCTCCGGACGCGCGGGGAACCGACCCGGCGCAGCTGCTGCCCAAGGCGCCCTCCGGGGTGCTGCTCTCCGACGTCGTCTGGTCCTGGGACGACCTGGACGAGAGGGCCTTCACCCGGCTGATCGCCAACTACGACGCCTGGCACGCCCGTAACTCCGCCCCCGACTCGCCCGGCCGCCACCTCTACAGCCAGCTCAAGGTGCAGCACCGGATCGCCGGTTCCTTCCACATGTGCACCCAGGTCGACGCGTCCGCCCCCGACGCCGAGGACATCCTCGACGAGTTCCTGGCGGCGGTCGCCGAGGGCACCGGAGCCACGTACCGGGTGGGCGACCGCACCAGGTCCCCCTGGATGTACGCGGTGACCCAGTGGTTCGGCTTCGTCGAGGCCGCCATGCCCCGCTGGAAGGCCAAGTCCGCGTACGTCCGCAAGCCCATGCCCCAGGAACAACTCAAGGCGATGTACCGGCAGTTGACCCGGACCGACTACGAGAACCCCACCGCGGTGGTCAACCTGATCAGCTACGGCGGACGCATCAACGCCGTCGCGTCCGACGCCACGGCCGCTGCCCAGCGCGACTCCCACCTCAAGATCCTCTACGTCAGCCTCTGGACCGACACCACCGACGACGCCCGGCACGAGAAATGGGTCCGCGAGTGCTACCAGGACGTCTACGCCTCCACGGGCGGTGTGCCGCGCACGGACGGGACCAACGACGGCTGCTACATCAACTACGCCGACGCCGACCTGGCCGACCCGGCCCTGAACACCTCCGGCATCCCGTGGCACCAGCTGTACTTCAAGGGCAACTACCCCAGGCTGCAGCGGGTCAAGGAGCGCTGGGACCCGCGTGACCTCTTCCGGCACGCGCTGGCGGTCCGCAGGGCGTGA
- a CDS encoding MFS transporter, which translates to MSTSPAAPEQAPRAGARQWFGLWVLLFPVALMTVDLGVLWLATPSMTADLQPSSSQLLWTTDIYGFMTCGFLIVMGTLGDRLGRRKLLVLGSLGVIAASLLAAYSTGPEMLIVARALLGVAGAAVLPSTLSLISHMFTDAKQRATAIAMWVTALSAGIAIGPVIGGVLLEHWWWGSVFLVGVPVMVLALPAILLLVPEYRDPNPGRFDLVSVAFFLLGILPVVYGIKKFAEVGWSATYLAAMAVGVVFSVLFVRRQRTLEAPLLDMRLFGDRVFTGALLTLLLGMMALNGVEYLVPPFLLVVGELSPLAAGLWLLPSAIGLIVGSQLTPVLARRIRPAFVIAGGTVITLVGFWLTAVAPADESGVAPSAIGLTIIMFGVAPISVLGTSLAVGAAPPEKAGAAAGAGQTAYDLGLALGIAITGSVAVAVYRNEVADTVPAGVPADAAEAARDTVGGATAAAEELPGALGDQLLTVARDAFTTGFHGTALVSAGFALVATVIVLTLLRHIPAIGSDASQESDTVPEEHSAVASPIEEPTALHKPETVN; encoded by the coding sequence ATGTCTACAAGTCCTGCTGCTCCGGAGCAGGCACCGCGCGCCGGGGCGCGGCAGTGGTTCGGCCTCTGGGTGCTGCTGTTCCCCGTCGCACTGATGACCGTGGACCTCGGAGTGCTCTGGCTGGCCACCCCGTCCATGACCGCCGACCTGCAGCCGTCGAGTTCCCAGCTGCTCTGGACCACCGACATCTACGGCTTTATGACCTGCGGCTTCCTGATCGTCATGGGCACCCTGGGCGACCGTCTGGGACGGCGCAAGCTGCTCGTGCTCGGCTCGCTGGGCGTGATCGCGGCTTCGCTGCTCGCCGCCTACTCGACCGGGCCAGAGATGCTGATCGTCGCCCGCGCGCTGCTGGGCGTGGCCGGTGCCGCCGTACTGCCCTCCACCCTCTCCCTGATCAGCCACATGTTCACGGACGCCAAGCAGCGGGCGACGGCCATCGCCATGTGGGTCACCGCGCTGTCCGCGGGCATCGCGATCGGGCCGGTCATCGGTGGTGTGCTGCTGGAGCACTGGTGGTGGGGCTCGGTGTTCCTGGTGGGCGTGCCCGTCATGGTGCTGGCCCTGCCGGCGATCCTGCTCCTCGTGCCGGAGTACCGCGACCCCAACCCCGGCCGCTTCGACCTGGTCAGCGTGGCATTCTTCCTGCTCGGCATCCTGCCGGTGGTGTACGGCATCAAGAAATTCGCCGAGGTGGGCTGGAGCGCGACCTACCTGGCGGCCATGGCTGTCGGTGTCGTCTTCTCCGTGCTGTTCGTCCGGCGTCAGCGCACCCTTGAGGCACCTCTCCTCGACATGAGGCTGTTCGGCGACCGGGTGTTCACCGGGGCCCTGCTGACACTGCTGCTCGGCATGATGGCCCTCAATGGTGTCGAGTACCTGGTTCCGCCGTTCCTGCTCGTGGTCGGCGAGCTGAGCCCGCTGGCCGCGGGCCTGTGGCTACTGCCCAGCGCGATCGGTCTGATCGTGGGTTCCCAGCTCACCCCGGTGCTCGCCCGCCGGATCCGGCCCGCCTTCGTCATCGCGGGCGGCACCGTGATCACCCTGGTCGGCTTCTGGCTGACGGCCGTGGCCCCGGCCGACGAGTCCGGCGTGGCGCCGTCCGCGATCGGCCTGACCATCATCATGTTCGGTGTCGCCCCGATCAGCGTGCTCGGCACCAGCCTCGCCGTCGGCGCGGCGCCCCCGGAGAAGGCCGGTGCGGCGGCCGGCGCCGGCCAGACCGCCTACGACCTCGGTCTGGCCCTGGGCATCGCCATCACGGGCTCCGTGGCCGTCGCCGTCTACCGGAACGAGGTCGCCGACACCGTGCCCGCCGGTGTGCCCGCCGATGCGGCGGAGGCCGCCCGTGACACCGTCGGTGGCGCCACCGCGGCGGCGGAGGAGTTGCCCGGCGCCCTCGGCGACCAACTGCTCACCGTGGCACGCGATGCCTTCACCACCGGCTTCCACGGCACCGCCCTCGTCAGCGCGGGCTTCGCCCTGGTGGCCACCGTCATCGTGCTCACCCTCCTGCGTCACATTCCGGCCATCGGCAGCGACGCGTCTCAGGAGAGCGACACGGTTCCGGAGGAGCACTCCGCCGTGGCTTCGCCGATCGAGGAGCCGACCGCGCTGCACAAGCCGGAGACAGTCAACTGA